In Leptolyngbya sp. SIO1E4, one DNA window encodes the following:
- a CDS encoding LysE family transporter, with product MAFIFFKGLLLGLAIAIPVGPIGILCIRRTLAMGQLVGLVSGLGAATADGLYGCIAGFGLTAVADFLVEQAFWLRIIGGVFLCYLGITTFLAKPADHPPHAVKEAAIGDAKETTTAVAALQPRSLLVAYTSTLALTLTNPATIFSFVAIFAGLGIVESGRDYATSGVLVIGVFLGSALWWLLLSGMVSLFRSRLNPARMRWLNRVSGTIILVFGVVALAFKS from the coding sequence ATGGCTTTCATCTTCTTCAAAGGGCTATTGCTCGGCTTAGCGATCGCCATCCCCGTCGGACCTATCGGCATCCTCTGCATTCGTCGCACCTTGGCAATGGGGCAGCTCGTCGGGCTGGTATCGGGCCTGGGAGCGGCCACGGCAGACGGTTTATATGGCTGCATTGCAGGCTTTGGGTTGACCGCCGTCGCCGATTTTCTGGTTGAGCAGGCATTTTGGCTGCGCATCATTGGCGGGGTGTTCCTCTGTTACCTGGGAATCACCACCTTTTTAGCTAAACCCGCCGACCACCCACCCCATGCTGTAAAAGAAGCTGCCATCGGGGATGCGAAGGAAACGACCACTGCGGTTGCGGCACTGCAACCACGCTCCCTGCTGGTCGCCTACACCTCGACGCTAGCGCTCACACTCACCAATCCAGCAACCATTTTTTCCTTTGTAGCTATCTTTGCAGGGCTAGGTATAGTAGAATCCGGACGAGACTACGCTACATCTGGGGTGCTTGTGATCGGAGTTTTCTTAGGATCAGCGCTATGGTGGCTGCTCTTAAGTGGAATGGTAAGTCTCTTTCGTTCTCGTCTGAACCCCGCTAGAATGCGGTGGTTAAATCGAGTCTCTGGAACGATCATTCTTGTGTTTGGTGTGGTGGCGCTGGCGTTCAAATCATGA
- a CDS encoding Lrp/AsnC family transcriptional regulator — translation MSLDTLDYKILSHLMQQARMTWADLAAHLGLSAPAAADRVRKLEEQGVIQDYVTQVDAHSLGYDLAAFISVTLEHPRDREVFLAQVHAMPEIQECHHVTGDDDYLLKVRCQGTQGLEHLITDGLKQVPGVLKTRTTIVLSTVKETIALPLP, via the coding sequence ATGAGCTTAGACACTTTGGATTACAAAATTCTGAGTCATCTCATGCAGCAGGCACGGATGACCTGGGCTGATCTTGCGGCTCATCTGGGGCTCTCAGCGCCTGCCGCTGCCGATCGCGTCCGCAAACTCGAAGAGCAGGGCGTGATCCAGGATTACGTAACGCAGGTCGATGCCCATAGCTTGGGCTATGACTTGGCGGCCTTTATCTCAGTGACGCTAGAGCACCCCCGCGATCGCGAGGTTTTTTTGGCCCAGGTTCACGCCATGCCTGAAATCCAGGAGTGTCATCACGTCACGGGCGATGACGACTATCTGCTGAAGGTGCGCTGCCAAGGCACCCAAGGGCTAGAGCACCTGATCACTGATGGCCTTAAACAAGTTCCGGGCGTGCTGAAAACCCGCACCACAATCGTGCTTTCCACCGTGAAAGAAACGATCGCCCTGCCTCTGCCTTAG
- the hemJ gene encoding protoporphyrinogen oxidase HemJ, with the protein MAYYWFKAFHIIGVVVWFAGLFYLVRLFIYHVEAEAEPEPAASILKKQYELMEKRLYRIITTPGMIVTVAMAIGLLVVNPEWLKQGWMHAKLGLVAVLLFYHHYCARLMKQLWRGECKWSGQQLRALNEAPTLLLVVIVMLVIFKNSLPTDVTTWLVAGLTILMAVTIQLYARKRRLDKEREQLANGAAAAEQAPEPAQS; encoded by the coding sequence ATGGCATATTACTGGTTCAAAGCGTTTCACATCATTGGCGTCGTCGTCTGGTTCGCAGGTTTGTTCTACTTAGTGCGCCTGTTCATCTATCACGTTGAGGCAGAGGCAGAGCCCGAACCCGCTGCCAGCATTCTTAAAAAACAATATGAGCTGATGGAAAAACGGCTCTATCGCATCATCACCACGCCAGGCATGATTGTGACGGTGGCCATGGCGATCGGGCTACTGGTGGTCAACCCTGAGTGGCTGAAGCAAGGGTGGATGCATGCCAAACTTGGGCTGGTGGCCGTTTTGTTGTTTTATCACCACTACTGCGCCCGGCTGATGAAGCAGCTTTGGCGGGGCGAATGTAAATGGAGTGGTCAGCAGCTGCGGGCGCTGAACGAGGCTCCAACGTTGCTCCTTGTCGTGATCGTCATGTTGGTCATTTTTAAGAACAGTTTGCCGACAGACGTGACAACTTGGCTGGTTGCAGGGCTAACGATCTTGATGGCAGTGACCATTCAGCTGTATGCCCGTAAGCGCCGCCTCGATAAAGAGCGTGAACAGTTGGCAAATGGTGCTGCAGCCGCTGAGCAGGCGCCTGAACCCGCCCAGAGCTAA
- a CDS encoding ATP-binding protein produces the protein MELGKPLGSVIEGSLSRGLEVRLHPNMSVEEVRVGKFLVVQGRRSRFFCMLTDVSLGTASARILANPPEPSNFFLQEVLSGTGTYGTLSLSPMLMLTPQHEEEREKGGEEATTRNPKSSLASYQAQSSAPVELLPVKTIPGHFSQVYDAIEQDFRIVFGWEDDPHRRNFVIGEPIDMAVPICLDLDRFVERSNGIFGKSGTGKSFLTRVLLSGIIQRQAAVNLIFDMHSEYGWEAVSEGKHFSTVKGLRQLFPGLVQIFTLDPEATKRRGVRDAQELYISFDQIDVEDLTLVRGELNLSEASLENAIILRNEFGKGWINRLLTLTNEEIQEFCETKMGNKSSIMALQRKLTRLADLKYIRAACPHNYVSQILAALDAGKHVVVEFGSQSNMLSYMLATNVIARRIHANYVRKADRFLQTKNPSDRPQQLMITIEEAHRFLDPATARQTIFGTIAREMRKYFVTLLVVDQRPSGIDNEVMSQIGTRITALLNDEKDIDAIFTGVSGAQSLRSVLAKLDSKQQALVLGHATPMPVVVRTRAYDSQFYAEVGATAWGDMPDEPLFRAAEAAKADLGF, from the coding sequence ATGGAGCTGGGAAAGCCGCTAGGGTCTGTGATTGAAGGCTCTTTGAGTCGAGGCTTAGAAGTACGTCTGCACCCTAATATGTCGGTCGAGGAAGTGCGGGTCGGGAAATTCCTGGTGGTGCAGGGACGACGATCGCGCTTCTTCTGCATGCTAACGGATGTGTCTTTGGGGACTGCTAGCGCCCGCATTCTGGCAAACCCGCCAGAGCCCTCCAATTTCTTTCTCCAAGAAGTGCTGTCAGGCACCGGCACCTATGGAACGTTGAGTCTCAGCCCCATGCTGATGCTGACGCCCCAACATGAGGAAGAGAGAGAGAAAGGGGGTGAGGAAGCGACGACCCGTAACCCAAAATCATCCCTGGCTTCTTACCAAGCCCAAAGTAGTGCTCCAGTTGAGTTACTGCCGGTCAAAACGATTCCAGGGCATTTTAGTCAAGTCTACGATGCTATCGAACAGGATTTTCGCATTGTCTTTGGCTGGGAAGATGACCCCCACCGCCGCAATTTTGTCATTGGTGAGCCCATTGACATGGCAGTGCCGATTTGCCTGGATCTTGATCGGTTTGTCGAACGCAGCAACGGTATCTTCGGGAAGTCTGGTACGGGTAAATCGTTTCTGACCCGCGTTTTGTTATCTGGCATCATTCAGCGGCAGGCAGCGGTCAACCTGATTTTTGATATGCATTCCGAATATGGCTGGGAGGCTGTCAGTGAAGGGAAGCACTTCAGTACAGTTAAAGGGTTGCGGCAGCTTTTTCCTGGGCTAGTTCAGATTTTCACCCTTGATCCAGAAGCGACGAAACGGCGCGGTGTGCGAGATGCTCAAGAGCTTTATATCAGCTTTGATCAGATTGATGTTGAAGACCTAACGCTGGTGCGCGGCGAGCTTAACTTGTCTGAAGCCAGTCTGGAAAATGCCATCATTCTGCGCAATGAGTTTGGCAAAGGCTGGATCAACCGCCTCCTGACCCTGACAAATGAGGAAATTCAGGAGTTTTGCGAGACCAAGATGGGCAATAAGTCATCCATCATGGCCCTGCAACGAAAACTGACGCGCTTGGCGGATTTGAAGTACATTCGAGCGGCCTGTCCTCACAATTATGTCAGCCAGATTTTAGCGGCGTTGGATGCCGGTAAACATGTGGTGGTAGAGTTTGGCTCACAGTCAAACATGCTGTCTTATATGTTGGCGACGAATGTGATTGCTCGCCGCATCCATGCTAATTACGTGCGCAAAGCCGATCGCTTTTTGCAGACCAAAAACCCCAGCGATCGCCCCCAACAACTCATGATCACTATCGAAGAAGCCCACCGCTTCCTCGATCCGGCGACGGCCCGGCAAACCATCTTCGGCACCATCGCCCGAGAGATGCGCAAGTACTTTGTGACGCTGCTTGTGGTCGATCAGCGCCCCTCTGGTATCGACAACGAGGTGATGTCTCAAATCGGCACGCGCATTACCGCCCTGCTGAATGATGAGAAAGATATTGACGCTATTTTTACTGGCGTCTCTGGCGCTCAAAGTCTGCGATCGGTGCTGGCAAAACTAGATTCTAAACAGCAGGCCCTAGTGCTTGGACACGCTACTCCGATGCCAGTAGTGGTGCGCACCCGTGCCTACGATTCTCAGTTTTATGCTGAAGTCGGAGCCACTGCTTGGGGTGATATGCCTGATGAACCCCTCTTCCGTGCTGCTGAAGCGGCTAAGGCTGATTTAGGGTTTTGA
- a CDS encoding HAMP domain-containing histidine kinase has product MIQRLGSPRWKPLITETRSQILLCYIGLMALFIGIAVPCIYQVLYREGDRRVKADVIEEVQEFRDFLVAQPPGTVMQMQRLIVQYINDDLPEDEQYFVFIVDEQPFASEPKPLPSVMQAGSPLMEQWRLVKRQVQGEWATGDPQVGRVVYDVEPISVDAQVRGVFVIAHTTLQERLEIDRIVRTVLLIMLAILLLAVVLAWLLSARILKPLRSLAITARSISESDLSQRITVSGRGELAEVAATFNDMMDRLQVAFTSQKTFIRDASHELRTPITIIQGHLELMGSDPEEQRETLELVHDELDRMNRFVGDMLILAKAGRPDFIQSEMVDLETLTSEIYNKARVITHCNCELSQRGYGKVWLDGQRITQAMLQLVQNADQHTPTTGLITLGSSRSHRHVRFWVTDTGKGIRAQDQNRIFERFARVANQSRQSEGAGLGLSIVHAIAEASGGRITLQSTPGRGATFTLILPVKPSCSLG; this is encoded by the coding sequence ATGATTCAGCGGCTTGGTTCACCCAGATGGAAACCCTTGATCACAGAAACTCGCAGCCAGATTTTGCTGTGCTACATCGGGCTGATGGCACTTTTCATCGGCATTGCGGTGCCCTGTATCTATCAGGTTTTATATCGTGAAGGCGATCGCCGAGTAAAAGCGGATGTGATTGAGGAAGTTCAGGAATTTCGAGATTTCCTGGTGGCTCAGCCGCCTGGAACGGTGATGCAAATGCAGCGCCTGATAGTGCAATACATTAATGATGATTTGCCAGAAGACGAACAATATTTCGTATTTATAGTTGATGAGCAACCCTTTGCCTCTGAACCCAAACCTTTACCCAGCGTGATGCAGGCCGGATCGCCCTTGATGGAACAATGGCGTCTAGTCAAGCGCCAGGTTCAAGGAGAGTGGGCAACTGGTGATCCGCAGGTGGGCAGAGTGGTATACGACGTGGAGCCAATCTCGGTCGATGCGCAAGTCAGGGGGGTATTCGTCATTGCCCATACCACCTTGCAGGAGCGCCTCGAGATTGATCGAATTGTCCGCACAGTTTTGTTGATTATGCTGGCAATTTTGCTCTTAGCAGTGGTGCTTGCCTGGCTGCTGTCAGCTCGAATTTTAAAGCCCTTGAGATCGCTCGCTATAACTGCTCGCAGCATCAGCGAGTCTGACTTGTCGCAGCGCATTACCGTGAGTGGCAGAGGCGAACTTGCAGAGGTGGCCGCCACCTTTAATGACATGATGGATCGGCTGCAAGTTGCCTTTACGAGTCAGAAAACATTTATTCGTGATGCCAGTCACGAATTGCGCACCCCCATTACGATTATTCAAGGACATCTAGAACTGATGGGGTCAGATCCCGAAGAGCAGCGGGAGACCTTGGAACTCGTCCATGATGAATTAGATCGAATGAACCGTTTTGTCGGTGACATGTTGATTTTGGCAAAGGCGGGACGCCCAGATTTTATTCAGTCAGAGATGGTTGATTTAGAGACCCTGACGAGCGAGATTTATAACAAGGCAAGAGTCATCACCCACTGCAATTGCGAACTGAGTCAGCGGGGGTACGGAAAAGTTTGGCTTGATGGCCAAAGAATTACTCAAGCTATGCTCCAATTAGTCCAAAATGCCGATCAGCATACGCCCACAACCGGGCTGATTACCCTCGGCTCTTCGCGCAGCCACCGTCATGTTCGGTTTTGGGTGACCGATACTGGGAAAGGAATTCGTGCTCAAGATCAAAATCGTATCTTTGAAAGATTCGCCAGAGTGGCTAACCAATCCCGACAATCAGAAGGGGCGGGGTTGGGTTTGTCAATCGTTCATGCGATCGCAGAAGCCTCAGGAGGGCGTATCACGCTTCAGAGTACGCCTGGCCGAGGGGCTACCTTTACCCTGATATTGCCCGTGAAACCTTCCTGCTCCCTTGGGTAG
- a CDS encoding FAD-dependent oxidoreductase — protein MQPLATVDPFHPKHTAFPPQVCVVGGGFGGLYTALYLHQRCRRARHPCHITLIEPRDHFVFTPLLYELLTDELKPWEIVPRYATLLQGTTIRHLQTAAKHLELSARRVELVSGERVSYDYLVVATGSRDRSLPIPGWAEYTYGFRTLADVERLSARLANLLAAASHPINMAIVGGGPNGVELACKLADCLGSQGTLHLIERGSVILKPFPARVQRAAVRSLAQRRVALHLETEVTAIEPNRLHIATTMGGDTLAADVVIGVAGTQPRAWLAASTSVNCDHNGAIMPRSTLQIPQHPEVFVVGDQAIVMGQGDRPAPQTAQAAYQGADTVAHNLLALMQRRPLKSFHYTHLGDMMTLGQQDALVDSAGIVLKGRVASILRQVAYVYRLPPGGNHRWRVARYRLARVWHWLWHWGS, from the coding sequence ATGCAGCCATTGGCAACGGTGGATCCGTTTCATCCCAAACATACTGCGTTTCCTCCCCAGGTTTGTGTGGTTGGGGGCGGTTTTGGGGGGCTGTATACGGCGCTTTATCTACATCAGCGCTGTCGTCGCGCCCGTCATCCTTGCCATATCACGCTGATCGAACCCCGCGATCACTTCGTGTTTACGCCGCTGCTTTATGAGCTGTTAACCGATGAACTTAAGCCTTGGGAAATCGTACCGAGGTATGCCACGCTGCTCCAAGGCACAACGATTCGCCATCTGCAGACCGCAGCGAAGCACCTTGAGTTGTCGGCCCGCAGGGTCGAGTTGGTCTCAGGTGAACGGGTTTCCTATGACTATCTGGTGGTGGCAACAGGGAGCCGCGATCGCTCACTGCCCATCCCGGGTTGGGCGGAATACACCTACGGCTTTCGCACCCTGGCAGATGTGGAACGTTTGAGCGCACGGCTGGCTAATTTACTCGCAGCAGCCAGCCACCCCATTAACATGGCCATCGTTGGGGGTGGCCCCAACGGGGTAGAGTTAGCCTGTAAGCTGGCGGATTGTTTAGGGTCGCAGGGGACCCTGCATCTGATTGAGCGGGGTTCTGTCATTCTGAAGCCTTTTCCAGCGCGGGTACAACGGGCAGCGGTGCGATCGCTCGCTCAGCGCCGGGTAGCCCTACACCTTGAGACAGAGGTGACCGCCATTGAACCTAACCGCCTGCATATCGCCACAACAATGGGGGGAGATACCCTAGCTGCGGATGTGGTTATTGGGGTAGCCGGCACGCAACCCAGAGCGTGGCTAGCCGCTTCAACCTCAGTGAACTGTGACCATAATGGCGCGATTATGCCTCGGTCAACACTGCAGATACCTCAGCATCCTGAGGTCTTTGTGGTGGGTGATCAGGCCATCGTGATGGGGCAGGGCGATCGCCCTGCCCCCCAAACAGCCCAGGCAGCCTATCAAGGGGCAGACACCGTTGCCCACAATCTGTTGGCACTGATGCAACGGCGACCGTTGAAATCATTTCACTACACTCACCTGGGAGACATGATGACCCTGGGGCAACAAGATGCCTTAGTAGACAGTGCAGGGATTGTTCTCAAGGGTCGAGTAGCGAGTATCTTGCGCCAGGTAGCCTATGTTTACCGTCTACCGCCAGGGGGCAATCACCGTTGGCGTGTGGCCCGCTATCGGTTGGCAAGAGTCTGGCACTGGCTGTGGCATTGGGGTAGTTGA
- a CDS encoding 4'-phosphopantetheinyl transferase superfamily protein: MLSPLTVAKLLPALPLPSKAETHIWQLPLAWVSTQADNWSLWLSRDEQDRAQRFYRSQDRTRFILCRGGLRYLLARYLGCPPDALAFAYGPHGKPSLVNPPRALHFNLAHTKEWVVYGVGHHEHLGVDVEQIVPRLHLDGLIQRCLMPEEQACLSAAPAERLNDFFRYWTVKEAHLKAIGLGLSYPMTDVQVAWQPAPYLVRPAQTKAGSPHAWTVKLWHPTETAIAAACVGQADSRLSIRFFPLDS, translated from the coding sequence ATGCTAAGCCCATTGACAGTTGCGAAACTACTCCCTGCGTTACCGCTGCCTAGCAAGGCTGAAACGCACATTTGGCAGTTGCCCCTTGCCTGGGTAAGCACCCAAGCAGATAACTGGTCTTTGTGGCTCTCCAGGGATGAGCAAGATCGGGCGCAGCGGTTCTATCGCTCTCAGGATCGCACTCGTTTCATCTTATGTCGAGGGGGCTTACGCTATCTCCTGGCTCGCTATCTGGGGTGTCCTCCAGACGCCTTAGCATTCGCTTATGGCCCTCACGGTAAACCGAGTTTAGTCAATCCGCCCAGAGCCTTGCACTTTAATCTGGCCCATACCAAAGAATGGGTGGTGTATGGCGTTGGGCATCACGAACATTTAGGCGTGGATGTTGAACAAATTGTCCCGCGTCTTCATCTAGACGGTTTAATCCAGCGGTGTCTGATGCCAGAGGAGCAAGCCTGCCTCTCGGCTGCACCTGCCGAGCGGCTCAACGACTTCTTCAGGTATTGGACCGTGAAAGAGGCTCACCTGAAGGCGATCGGGCTGGGTCTGAGTTATCCGATGACGGATGTGCAAGTAGCCTGGCAGCCTGCTCCTTATCTAGTGCGCCCGGCTCAGACAAAGGCCGGGTCTCCTCATGCTTGGACCGTTAAGCTATGGCACCCGACTGAGACTGCGATCGCAGCTGCCTGTGTCGGCCAGGCAGACAGCAGGCTCTCTATCCGTTTTTTCCCCTTGGACAGCTAG
- a CDS encoding DNA adenine methylase — protein sequence MTAAVSSPLMPRPFLKWAGGKGRLIEQYQPYFPGQFQRYYEPFLGGGAIFFHLSDRCRSAVLADLNSELVTVYRCVRDEVEAVIQLLETHQINHCQNHYYWVRAQTSLGSPSQRAARLIYLNKTCFNGLYRENSRGHFNVPMGRYKNPKICDIATLRLASKALQHTDILGEPFTAILQRAQTRDDFVYFDPPYHPISATSNFTGYNRYGFNAEDQARLQQTFACLAERGVKVMLSNSDCPFIRDLYQDFYMHPIQASRAINSNAQRRGKISELLITSYPVCRSSESAF from the coding sequence ATGACGGCTGCTGTCTCATCCCCTCTCATGCCTCGCCCATTTCTGAAATGGGCGGGCGGTAAAGGGCGTCTCATTGAACAATATCAGCCTTATTTTCCGGGGCAATTTCAGCGTTACTATGAGCCCTTTTTGGGTGGCGGGGCAATTTTTTTTCATCTTTCCGATCGCTGCCGCAGCGCCGTACTTGCCGATTTGAATTCAGAGTTGGTTACGGTCTATCGCTGTGTTCGAGATGAGGTCGAAGCCGTTATTCAGCTTCTAGAAACGCACCAGATAAACCACTGCCAAAACCACTACTATTGGGTGCGCGCTCAAACTAGCTTGGGGTCTCCGAGCCAACGGGCCGCGCGGCTGATTTATTTGAACAAAACCTGCTTTAACGGCCTCTATCGGGAAAATTCCCGAGGGCATTTCAATGTTCCGATGGGGCGCTATAAGAATCCTAAGATTTGCGATATAGCGACTTTACGGCTGGCCTCAAAAGCGCTGCAACACACCGACATTTTAGGAGAACCCTTCACCGCTATTTTGCAGCGGGCCCAAACCCGAGATGATTTTGTCTATTTTGACCCGCCCTACCACCCCATTAGCGCCACCAGCAATTTTACGGGCTATAACCGCTATGGATTTAATGCAGAAGACCAAGCGCGGCTTCAGCAAACCTTCGCGTGTCTGGCTGAACGAGGCGTCAAAGTCATGCTGTCAAATTCGGATTGCCCGTTCATCCGTGACTTATACCAAGACTTCTATATGCACCCCATTCAAGCCTCACGGGCAATTAATTCTAATGCTCAGCGCCGGGGCAAAATTTCAGAGCTGCTGATTACGTCTTACCCGGTGTGCAGGAGCAGCGAGAGCGCTTTCTAG
- a CDS encoding DUF751 family protein, with protein MQEFFNNVSRYPRYFISFTLGILFNTIEPLMPMLKRPTTAIALVGAAVATLVFLTFTLRAMLGLAAV; from the coding sequence ATGCAAGAGTTTTTTAATAACGTTTCCCGATATCCCAGATATTTCATTTCCTTTACGTTGGGAATCCTCTTTAACACCATTGAGCCCTTGATGCCAATGCTGAAACGTCCCACCACTGCGATTGCCTTGGTGGGGGCAGCGGTGGCGACCCTAGTGTTTTTAACCTTTACCCTGCGGGCAATGTTAGGGCTGGCCGCTGTCTAA
- the rbfA gene encoding 30S ribosome-binding factor RbfA encodes MANSRRVARVASLIKREVSQMLMSGIKDDRVGAGMVSITDVDVSGDLQHAKIFVSIYGTEEARTETMAGLQAATSYVRSELGQRVRLRRTPEILFKEDRSVERGTQVLSLINRLSAERTAKESPADTDLFAGSEDYYPDADIPAATEEL; translated from the coding sequence ATGGCTAATAGTCGGCGAGTCGCCCGTGTGGCGTCTTTGATTAAGCGAGAGGTTAGCCAGATGCTGATGTCTGGTATCAAAGACGATCGCGTTGGTGCGGGCATGGTCAGCATTACCGATGTCGACGTTTCCGGCGACTTGCAACATGCCAAGATTTTTGTCAGTATCTACGGTACTGAAGAGGCTCGGACAGAGACGATGGCGGGTCTGCAAGCGGCGACCAGCTATGTTCGCAGTGAGCTAGGGCAGCGAGTTCGCTTGCGCCGCACCCCAGAAATTTTGTTTAAAGAAGATCGCTCAGTAGAGCGCGGTACTCAGGTATTGTCCCTAATCAACCGCCTGAGTGCTGAACGCACGGCTAAAGAATCACCGGCAGACACGGACCTGTTCGCAGGGTCTGAGGATTATTATCCTGACGCAGATATTCCCGCTGCGACTGAGGAGCTGTAG
- a CDS encoding beta-glucosidase — MAALGLPNPESLPLAAQVAQLVVVRASGHLFDHQRRYPQWELANDDLRHSLESLGIGGVILLGGSAAEVGVRSQQLQSWAEIPLLIAADVEEGVGQRFAGATHFPPPMALSAIATHDPALACHYAEQMGAATAQEASAVGLNWLLAPVVDVNNNADNPVINVRALGETPDQVSQLSRAFIRGAQRFPVLTTAKHFPGHGDTTVDSHLHLPVISHDRARLNQVELVPFCQAIAAGVDAVMTAHLQVPALDKQRPATLSPKIVTGLLRQTLGFDGLVVTDALIMGAITDHYGPYEAAVMALEAGSDVLLMPSDPEGTIQAVCEAVRTGRLAPDRIMASVERLWRAKQKVGDRLTIPPETCHAWEHIPPPPIQLDALATPSSRQLITQITQASSKLRGQVPPLPPSAQGRSLIIVDDVLNTDWLNRQAPAIAHPNQYGYVPRLLDSAACLLTPSSSAVPQIPTLLQIFSRGNPFRGSAGLSDLALHWFHFLQAADCLAGLVVYGSPYVLETLLADLASAVPYGFSYGQMPEAQGVILSAILPETQALERDKTFTD; from the coding sequence GTGGCTGCTCTTGGTTTACCCAACCCAGAGAGTTTGCCCCTAGCAGCCCAAGTGGCCCAACTGGTGGTTGTGAGGGCCTCGGGTCACTTGTTTGATCACCAACGTCGCTATCCCCAATGGGAATTAGCCAATGATGACCTCCGTCATAGCCTGGAGTCCTTAGGGATTGGTGGAGTGATTTTGCTGGGAGGTAGTGCGGCTGAGGTCGGTGTGCGATCGCAGCAGTTACAGTCCTGGGCAGAGATACCCCTGCTCATTGCGGCAGATGTGGAAGAAGGTGTTGGGCAACGTTTTGCAGGGGCTACCCACTTTCCGCCTCCCATGGCGCTATCTGCGATCGCAACCCACGACCCGGCCTTAGCTTGCCACTACGCTGAGCAGATGGGGGCAGCCACAGCGCAAGAGGCTAGTGCCGTGGGGCTCAACTGGCTGTTAGCCCCCGTTGTAGACGTCAACAATAATGCTGACAATCCAGTCATCAATGTACGGGCCTTGGGAGAGACGCCTGATCAGGTCAGCCAGCTGAGCCGGGCTTTTATCCGAGGTGCCCAACGGTTTCCAGTACTGACAACGGCCAAACACTTTCCAGGCCATGGGGATACCACGGTAGACTCCCATCTGCACTTGCCCGTGATTTCCCACGATCGCGCCCGCTTAAATCAGGTGGAACTGGTCCCGTTTTGTCAGGCGATCGCAGCCGGTGTAGATGCCGTAATGACGGCTCATTTGCAGGTTCCAGCCCTTGATAAACAGCGGCCAGCGACCCTATCACCTAAGATTGTGACCGGGTTACTGCGTCAGACTCTAGGATTTGATGGTTTGGTTGTAACCGATGCGCTCATTATGGGGGCGATCACCGATCACTACGGCCCCTATGAGGCTGCCGTGATGGCCCTAGAAGCCGGATCGGATGTGTTGCTCATGCCTTCAGACCCCGAGGGGACGATTCAGGCGGTGTGCGAAGCCGTGCGGACCGGACGCCTTGCCCCAGACCGGATTATGGCTTCCGTGGAGCGGTTGTGGCGGGCCAAGCAAAAGGTGGGCGATCGCCTGACCATTCCCCCCGAGACCTGCCACGCCTGGGAACACATTCCCCCGCCACCCATTCAGCTAGATGCGCTGGCAACGCCTTCGTCAAGGCAGCTGATCACGCAGATCACTCAAGCATCCAGCAAATTGCGAGGGCAAGTGCCTCCCTTGCCCCCTTCAGCCCAGGGGCGATCGCTGATCATCGTAGATGATGTGTTGAACACCGACTGGTTAAACCGCCAGGCACCCGCGATCGCCCACCCCAACCAGTATGGCTATGTGCCCCGGTTACTCGATAGCGCTGCCTGCCTGCTGACCCCCAGCAGCTCTGCTGTCCCTCAGATTCCAACGCTGCTGCAAATCTTTAGTCGGGGGAATCCTTTCCGAGGCAGTGCTGGTCTTAGCGACCTGGCGCTTCATTGGTTTCATTTCCTACAAGCTGCAGATTGCTTGGCAGGGCTAGTCGTTTACGGCAGCCCCTATGTGTTAGAGACATTGCTAGCAGACCTTGCTTCAGCAGTGCCCTATGGTTTCAGTTACGGTCAAATGCCCGAGGCACAGGGTGTGATTTTATCGGCGATATTGCCTGAGACGCAGGCCCTGGAGCGAGATAAAACGTTTACAGATTGA